In one Thermosipho ferrireducens genomic region, the following are encoded:
- the rsmD gene encoding 16S rRNA (guanine(966)-N(2))-methyltransferase RsmD, with product MLVIESGKFKGKRIDIVPDKRTRYTTGKVRRALISMFDVSDKEVLELCAGSGITGFEFLSNGAKFVTFVDASEKAIKTIKKNALILGVKESVNIVKIDARIFLKRNTKKFDIVFMDPPYELGIGNELLNLFGNEIWKNSIIVFEHSKYEKVKIPEFLEIIKQKKYGNIILEILRHIS from the coding sequence ATGCTTGTAATAGAGAGTGGAAAATTTAAAGGAAAAAGAATCGATATAGTTCCAGATAAGCGCACACGATATACCACCGGAAAAGTAAGAAGAGCACTAATTAGTATGTTTGATGTATCTGATAAGGAAGTTTTAGAACTTTGCGCGGGTAGTGGTATAACAGGTTTTGAATTTCTAAGTAATGGAGCAAAATTCGTAACTTTTGTAGATGCTTCCGAAAAGGCTATAAAAACAATTAAAAAAAACGCATTAATACTTGGCGTAAAAGAAAGTGTAAATATAGTTAAAATTGATGCCAGAATATTTTTAAAAAGAAATACAAAAAAGTTTGATATTGTTTTTATGGATCCACCATATGAATTAGGAATAGGTAACGAACTTCTAAATTTGTTTGGAAATGAAATCTGGAAAAATAGCATTATTGTTTTTGAACATTCAAAGTATGAAAAAGTAAAAATTCCAGAATTTCTCGAAATTATAAAGCAAAAGAAGTACGGAAATATAATTTTAGAGATATTAAGACATATTTCTTAG
- a CDS encoding helix-turn-helix domain-containing protein produces MKLGIKLKNLRIAKGYTQEELADRCDLSRSFISQLENDQVSPSIDTLERILRVLGTDLKNFFADDVRKKIVFRVDERVPMYMEEQGIIGYILMDNIEDKSIDPKLIELEPGAQTEEESPHEGDEFGFVISGKLELILDKKVYKVKEGDCFYYCADRKHKIRNPYKKSVKFLWINIE; encoded by the coding sequence TTGAAATTGGGTATTAAATTAAAAAATCTTAGAATAGCAAAAGGTTACACCCAGGAAGAATTGGCTGATAGATGTGATTTATCAAGAAGTTTCATTTCACAATTAGAAAATGATCAGGTATCACCCTCTATTGACACTCTTGAAAGAATATTGAGGGTACTTGGAACTGACTTAAAAAATTTTTTTGCGGACGATGTGAGAAAAAAAATAGTTTTTCGAGTGGATGAAAGAGTTCCAATGTACATGGAAGAACAGGGAATAATAGGATATATATTAATGGATAATATTGAAGACAAATCTATAGATCCAAAACTTATTGAACTTGAGCCTGGTGCTCAAACAGAGGAAGAGTCACCGCATGAGGGAGACGAATTTGGGTTTGTTATAAGTGGGAAGTTAGAACTAATACTTGACAAGAAAGTATACAAAGTGAAAGAAGGAGATTGCTTTTATTATTGTGCTGATAGAAAACACAAAATTCGCAACCCGTATAAAAAAAGCGTAAAATTCTTATGGATAAACATAGAATAA
- a CDS encoding transcription repressor NadR — translation MNRLNKILDILKNARGPVKGKVLAEKLGVSRQIIVQDISSLKVKGYKIFSTRDGYILEKDENTVRKMVAVKHTADEIYDELFSIVNAGGKIIDVIVEHPIYGEITGRIDIGSSDDIAKFMSLLKSTGATPLLELSGGIHIHTIEAPDESTMKKVLKAIQKYLIVGGEEIED, via the coding sequence ATGAACCGATTAAACAAAATACTTGATATTCTTAAAAATGCAAGGGGGCCAGTTAAAGGGAAAGTTCTTGCAGAAAAATTAGGAGTTAGTCGTCAAATAATAGTTCAGGATATCTCCTCTTTGAAAGTTAAGGGTTATAAAATTTTTTCTACAAGGGATGGATATATACTTGAAAAAGATGAAAATACTGTTAGAAAGATGGTTGCAGTTAAACATACAGCAGATGAAATTTACGACGAATTGTTTTCAATAGTAAACGCTGGTGGGAAAATTATTGATGTTATTGTGGAACACCCAATATATGGGGAAATTACCGGGCGAATAGACATAGGTTCTTCTGACGATATTGCAAAATTCATGAGTTTGTTAAAATCTACCGGTGCAACTCCTTTATTGGAGCTTTCCGGCGGTATTCACATCCATACTATAGAGGCACCTGATGAATCAACTATGAAAAAAGTTTTAAAAGCTATTCAAAAGTATCTCATTGTTGGAGGTGAGGAAATTGAAGATTGA
- a CDS encoding MFS transporter, producing MKIDNIVDRYISKKEQKRLLILTSIFWMIGAAGVMVLAFAIPDLSSEWKISSQTLSSIISSTFMGMLLGALSSGVIVDSIGRKFGSLLYLLISVVFTFSFGFSKSLEVAIILRFLSGVGYGGLLPSVNTYLSEYTSIKLRGRYLVFLETSWAIGSIIIALFAVTIGNKFGWRWDFFIFIIGLFAIIPLIKEKETPKYIYKKFGVNGLKKWFNIKETNIEPLEETRLTFSSLFRKTHIKHTFLIIITWFVVSFVYYALFSWAPKIFVSQLGISVTKAKWFTFYMYVAQLPGYLSVAYFIEKWGRKPTLAIYFIGMGLSAFLLPLVSGNISFLLIMLIISFFTLGVWGLVYAYTPELFPTPMRGTANGTAGAMARVAGIIAPYFTGYFIDKSMSIALTVIAIFSILAGVSGIVLGTETKNKPVN from the coding sequence TTGAAGATTGATAATATTGTTGATAGGTATATTTCAAAAAAAGAACAGAAACGCCTTTTAATTCTTACTTCTATTTTCTGGATGATTGGAGCTGCTGGTGTAATGGTCCTGGCATTTGCTATACCGGATCTTTCTTCTGAGTGGAAAATTAGTTCACAAACATTGAGTTCTATTATAAGTTCAACCTTTATGGGCATGTTGCTTGGAGCATTATCTTCAGGTGTTATAGTCGATAGTATTGGAAGAAAATTTGGTTCTTTACTTTATTTATTGATCTCGGTTGTTTTTACTTTTAGTTTTGGATTTTCAAAATCACTTGAGGTTGCAATAATATTAAGATTTCTTTCTGGCGTAGGATATGGAGGCCTTTTACCATCAGTTAATACTTATCTTTCAGAGTACACATCTATAAAACTAAGAGGAAGATATCTGGTATTTCTGGAAACAAGCTGGGCTATAGGAAGTATAATTATAGCTCTTTTTGCTGTTACAATTGGAAACAAATTTGGGTGGAGATGGGACTTTTTTATATTCATAATCGGACTTTTTGCGATTATTCCCTTAATCAAAGAGAAAGAGACACCTAAATATATTTACAAAAAATTTGGAGTGAATGGGCTCAAAAAATGGTTTAACATCAAAGAAACTAATATTGAACCTCTTGAGGAAACAAGACTAACTTTTTCTTCGCTTTTTAGGAAAACTCATATAAAACATACATTTTTAATTATAATTACATGGTTTGTTGTTAGCTTTGTATACTATGCTCTTTTTTCATGGGCACCTAAAATCTTTGTTTCTCAACTTGGTATATCTGTAACTAAAGCAAAATGGTTCACATTCTATATGTATGTTGCACAACTTCCAGGTTATTTATCTGTTGCTTATTTTATAGAGAAATGGGGAAGAAAACCCACATTGGCAATCTATTTTATTGGAATGGGATTATCAGCATTTTTATTACCATTGGTAAGTGGTAATATCTCATTTTTGTTGATTATGCTTATTATTTCATTTTTTACCCTTGGAGTCTGGGGACTTGTTTATGCGTATACTCCAGAATTGTTCCCCACTCCAATGAGAGGTACTGCTAATGGAACAGCAGGTGCAATGGCAAGAGTAGCAGGAATAATTGCGCCTTATTTTACAGGTTATTTTATTGACAAATCAATGAGCATAGCTTTAACTGTAATAGCAATATTTTCCATACTGGCAGGAGTATCCGGCATTGTTTTAGGTACTGAGACAAAAAATAAACCTGTGAATTAA
- the speD gene encoding adenosylmethionine decarboxylase: MKSLGRHIIAEFYDCDKEILDNVELIERSMKDAAYETGATIVNSSFHRFLPYGVSGVVVISESHLTIHTWPEYGYAAVDLFTCGDDVDPWKAFSYLKKVMKSQRVHVVEHLRGKYDEIGIPESAPHKMEV, encoded by the coding sequence ATGAAAAGCTTAGGCAGACATATTATAGCAGAGTTCTACGACTGTGACAAAGAAATCCTTGATAATGTTGAATTAATTGAAAGAAGCATGAAAGATGCTGCTTATGAAACAGGAGCAACTATTGTTAATTCCTCTTTTCACAGGTTCCTCCCCTATGGGGTGAGTGGTGTAGTAGTTATTTCTGAGTCACATCTTACCATTCATACCTGGCCTGAATATGGTTATGCAGCGGTAGATTTGTTTACATGTGGCGATGATGTAGATCCATGGAAGGCTTTTTCCTACTTGAAAAAAGTTATGAAATCACAACGAGTCCATGTTGTTGAACACTTAAGAGGAAAATATGACGAAATTGGTATTCCGGAAAGCGCACCACATAAAATGGAGGTGTAA
- the speE gene encoding polyamine aminopropyltransferase: MEYGFVPNRHLWYFEYYTPGNCGIFMKIDKMLYSAKSKYQRIDIFETDFYGRVFSLDGITMTTEKDDFFYHEMLVHVPMFLHPNPRKVLVIGGGDGGSVREVLKHKSVEKVIMCEIDEMVVEAAKKYLPLTASKLDDPRVELVYEDGSKFVRNFKNEFDVIIVDSTDPTAGEGGHLFTVDFYKACFDALTENGTFAAESEDWMYDGTWMRMAYSRIKQAFPVTKLYLSFMPTYPSGMWAYTFASKGIDPLKDFSEEKVKSFEEELKYYNEEIHRAAFALPTFLKKELEQL, encoded by the coding sequence ATGGAGTATGGTTTTGTACCAAACAGACATCTGTGGTATTTTGAATATTACACACCGGGAAACTGTGGAATCTTTATGAAAATAGATAAAATGCTTTATTCTGCAAAAAGTAAATATCAAAGAATAGACATATTTGAAACAGACTTTTACGGTAGAGTTTTTTCGCTTGATGGTATAACAATGACCACAGAAAAAGATGACTTTTTTTATCATGAAATGTTAGTACATGTTCCTATGTTTTTGCATCCAAACCCTCGGAAAGTTCTGGTTATAGGTGGAGGCGATGGAGGTAGTGTTAGAGAGGTTTTAAAACATAAAAGTGTTGAAAAAGTTATCATGTGTGAAATAGATGAGATGGTAGTAGAGGCAGCAAAAAAATACCTGCCACTTACTGCCAGTAAACTCGATGATCCAAGGGTTGAACTTGTTTATGAAGATGGTTCAAAGTTTGTCAGAAACTTTAAAAACGAATTTGATGTTATAATTGTTGATTCCACTGATCCTACAGCGGGTGAAGGCGGGCATTTATTCACGGTAGATTTTTACAAAGCCTGTTTTGATGCATTAACAGAAAACGGTACATTTGCTGCTGAAAGCGAAGATTGGATGTACGATGGAACATGGATGAGAATGGCTTACTCCAGGATAAAACAGGCTTTCCCGGTAACAAAACTCTATCTTAGTTTCATGCCAACATACCCAAGTGGAATGTGGGCTTATACTTTTGCTTCGAAAGGAATTGATCCATTAAAAGACTTTTCTGAAGAAAAGGTTAAAAGTTTTGAAGAAGAGCTAAAATATTATAATGAAGAAATCCACAGGGCTGCATTTGCTCTTCCTACTTTCTTAAAAAAAGAGTTGGAACAGCTATAA
- the cas6 gene encoding CRISPR-associated endoribonuclease Cas6 — MKLTFQFESLYLPFSYNRILQSLVLKWLNNEKYAEFIHNEGFKFGKRKYKLFTFSKLFGNFEIDKSKKLFIFKNQADFIVSSHDDNFMKYIALSFFKEPFVFIKNQKVEVINVQIKKFEPSNKIRVVTKSPVTVYSTYYKNGRKWVNYFSPFDQEFYKIIRENLIRKYMAFYKKEPKGSICIRHIGKKAKEQVINYKNTVVKGWISTFELEGDEELLELAFNSGIGSKNSIGFGCIDLI, encoded by the coding sequence ATGAAATTGACTTTTCAGTTTGAAAGTTTGTACTTACCTTTTTCTTATAATAGAATTTTACAATCGTTGGTACTAAAATGGTTAAATAATGAGAAATATGCAGAGTTTATCCATAATGAAGGGTTTAAATTTGGAAAAAGGAAGTATAAACTTTTTACATTTTCAAAGCTTTTTGGAAATTTTGAAATAGATAAAAGCAAAAAACTTTTCATATTTAAAAACCAAGCAGATTTTATTGTTTCTTCTCATGACGATAATTTTATGAAATATATTGCACTTTCATTTTTCAAAGAGCCATTTGTGTTTATTAAAAATCAAAAGGTGGAAGTAATAAATGTCCAAATAAAAAAATTCGAACCGTCTAATAAAATTAGAGTTGTTACTAAGTCTCCTGTGACTGTTTATTCAACGTATTATAAAAATGGTCGTAAATGGGTTAACTACTTTAGCCCGTTTGATCAAGAATTTTACAAGATTATCAGAGAAAATTTGATAAGAAAATATATGGCTTTTTATAAAAAGGAACCAAAAGGGAGTATCTGTATAAGACATATTGGAAAAAAGGCTAAAGAACAGGTAATTAATTATAAGAATACTGTGGTAAAAGGCTGGATTTCAACTTTTGAATTGGAGGGCGATGAAGAATTATTGGAATTAGCGTTTAATTCAGGGATAGGAAGTAAAAATTCTATTGGTTTTGGTTGTATAGATTTAATTTAA